The genomic interval CCGGCACCGGCCAGCGCCAGCAACTCGTCCTGGCGGGGCCCCGGCCCCTCCAGCCAGATGGCGTGGGTCCGTCCCGCCTGGTCGGTGTCGGTCGCGGCCGGCGGGCCGGCGGCGTCGGTGGCCTCGGCCAGCGCCCGGTGCAGCGCCTCGCCGGCATTCGGCCGCGCACCGCCACCGCCGCTCGCACCGCCGCCGCCGCTCGCACCGCCGCCGCCGCTCGCACCGCTACCGCTGTCGCTCGCGCCGGGGTCGCCGCCGGCCCGGTTGCCGGTCTGGAGCAGCAGCACCGGCGAGAGGAGATGGCCGGTCGCCTCGGCGAGCGCCACCCGCTCCCGCACCTTGGCGATGAAGACGTCCTCGTTGCGGATCACCAGCCCGGGCTCGTCCGCACTGGTGGAGATCTGGTCGGTGTCGACCATGGCGAACATCCCGTAACCGGGCTCCTCGCCCGGCGCGGTGATCCGGTAGAGGACCACGACCTGCTCGGCCGGGGTGTAGCTGCCGTCCGCCCGCGCCTGCGCCAGCCGGGCGACCGCGTCCGGCAGCGCCTCGGTGAAGGACCGCCCGACGCTCTCCGGCGCCCGGTGCGGCATCTCGATCGCGAGTGCGCTGGCTGGGTTGTCCCGGATGATCGCCGTGATCTCGGCGTCGTCGGCGAACTCGTCGTAGTTCTGGGCGCCGGTGCCGCCAGTGGTGACCCAGGCGCGGCTGATCGGATGCACGACCGTCATGTGCCGGAACGCTACCGGCGGTGCCGGAGCCGGCGTACGGATACCCCGGCCGTTTCCACCCCGTGGGCGGCCCGGACCGGTGGGGTACCGGCCGAACCGCCCGGCGGTGCGCTCAGTCGAAGCTCGGCGCCTCGGTACGGGTCCGCTTCAGCTCGTAGAAGCCGGGCGTGCCGGCGACCAGGAGTACGCCGTCCCAGAGCCGGCCGGCCGCCTCGCCCTTCGGAGCCGGGGTGATCACGGGGCCGAAGAACGCGACGGTCTCCCCCGGCACCGGGCCGGGAGCGTGGACCACCGGGGTGCCGACGTCCTGGCCGACCGGCTTCATCCCGGCGTTGTGGCTGGCCCGCAGCGCCTCGTCGTACTCGGTGGAGTCGGCGGCCTCGGCCAGTGCCGGGTCCAGCCCGACGTCGGCCAGCGCCGCCCGGTACAGCTCCGGGCCCCGCTCCTCCTTGGCCAGGTGGATCCGGTTGCCGAGCGCGGTGTAGAGCTTGCCGACCGCCTCGGAGCCGTGCCGCTGCTCGACCGCGATGCAGATCCGCACCGGCCCCCAGGCGGTCCTCAGCCCCTCCCGGTACTGCTCGGGAAGGTCCTCCCGGCCCTCGTTGAGCACGGCGAGGCTCATCACCCGGAACCGGATGTCGACGGCGCGGACCTGCTCCACCTCCAACAGCCAGCGGGAGGTGATCCAGGCCCAGGGGCAGATCGGGTCGAAGAACATGTCAACGGACGCGCGCTCGGACACGGCGCGACTCCCTTCGTCGTCGGGGGCGGCCGAAATCGGCGGCACCGTTACAAATCTTCACCCGTGTACCCCGCACCGACAGCGGGATGAGACCGTGACATGGAGCACCAGTGCCATTCCCGCCGGCATGAAACACTCGACGTCGAGCCGTGGGGATGGCTCGGTGCTGTCAACGGGGACAGCCAGCGGGAAGACCGGATGGAGATTCACGTGCCAGGAGTGCGTAACCTGACCCAGGTCGAGGCGACGGATCGGGGTCGTCTGCTCGACGTCACCGGCTATGACATCCGCCTGGACCTGTCGTCCGCCGGGCTGGGCGCGGACGGCCGCACCTTCCGTTCGACGACCGAGGTCCGGTTCCGGTGCGCCGAGCCGGGTGCCAGCACCTTCATCGAGGTGGCCGCCGACTCGGTACGCTCCGCGACGCTGAACGGCACCCCGGTCGACCTCTCCGGCTGGTCGGCCGAGGACGGCCTCACCCTCACCGGTCTGGCCGCCGATAACACCCTGGTCGTGGATGCCGACTTCCTCTACTCCTCCAGCGGTCAGGGGCTGCACCGCAGCGTCGACCCGGTGGACGGCGAGACCTATCTCTACAGCCAGTTCGAGACCGCCGACGCGCAGCGGGTCTTCGCCTGCTTCGACCAGCCGGACCTGAAGAGCGTCTTCACCTGGCACGCGACCGTGCCGGCGCACTGGCGGGTCATCTCGAACATGCCGGTCAGCGGCGAGGAGCCGGCCGGCGACGACACCAAGACGGTCCACTTCGCCGAGTCGGTCCGGATGAGCACCTACATCACCGCGCTCTGCGCCGGTCCCTACCACGAGGTGCGGTACACCCACGACGGTCTCGACCTCGGCTACTTCTGCCGGACCAGCATGGCGCCGCACCTCGACTCGGCGGACCTGAACCTGATCACCGTCCAGGGCTTCGACTTCTTCCACCAGCAGTTCGGCGTCCGCTATCCGCTGCCGAAGTACGACCAGGTGTGGGTGCCGGACTTCAACGCCGGCGCGATGGAAAACTTCGGCTGCGTCACGCACGCCGAGGCGCACTACCTGTTCCGCTCGCAGGAGACCGACTTCGAGTACGAGCAGCGGGCCAACACGATCCTGCACGAGCTGGCCCACATGTGGTTCGGCGACCTGGTCACCATGCGCTGGTGGAACGACCTGTGGCTGAACGAGTCGTTCGCCGAGTGGGCCAGCCACTGGGCCAACACCAACGCCACCCGGTTCTCCGACGCCTGGACGACCTTCCTCTCCATCCGGAAGAACTGGGGCTACCGGCAGGACCAGCTCTCCTCCACCCACCCGGTCTACTGTGAGATGCCGGACCTGGAGGCCGTCGAGGTCAACTTCGACGGCATCACGTACGCCAAGGGCGCCAGCGTGCTCAAGCAGCTCGTCGCGTACGTCGGGGAGGCGCCGTTCCTGGAGGGCCTGCGCAGCTACTTCGGCAAGTACGCCTGGAGCAACGCCACCTTCGACGACCTGCTCACCGAACTGGAGGCGGCCTCCGGCCGGGAACTGCGCAAGTTCGCCGCCGAGTGGCTGGAGACCTCGCAGGTCAACACGCTCCGCCCGGAGGTGTCGATCGGCCCGGACGGGACGTACGAGTCGGTGGTGGTCCGGCAGGAGGCGCCGAGCGAGCACCCGACACTGCGTACGCACCGGATCGGGGTGGGCCTCTACGACCTGCGGGGCGACCGGCTGGTCCGGCGGGACCGGATCGAGGTCGACGTGGTCGGCGAGCGCACCGAGCTGCCCCAGCTCACCGGCGTCGCCGCGCCGGACGTGCTGCTGCTCAACGACGACGACCTGACCTACGCCAAGCTGCGGCTCGACGAGCGGTCCATGGCGACGGTGGTGCGGCACATCGCCGCGTTCGAGTCGTCGCTGGCCCGGGGCCTGTGCTGGGCCGCCGCCTGGGACATGGTCCGGGACGCCGAACTGGCCGCCCGGGACTACGTGGCGCTGGCGCTGGCCGGGCTGCCCGCCGAGACCGACATCAACCTGGTCACCGCGACGCTGCGGCAGGTCGCCGCCACGCTCACCTCGTACGCCGCCCCGCAGTGGGCGCCGACCGGCTGGGCGGAGTTCGCCCGTACCGCGGCGAGCGCGCTCGGCGCCGCCGAGCCGGGCAGCGGCCTGCAACTGGCCTGGGCCCGCACCTACGCCTCGGCGGCCCGCAGCGACGAGGAGCTGGCCGTACTCCGGGGCTGGCTGGACGGTACCGGCGTGCCGGCCGGGCTGACCATCGACACCGAACTGCGCTGGACGGTGTTGCGTGCCCTGGTCGCGGGTGGCGCGGCGGGGCGGGCCGAGGTCGACGCCGAGCTGGCCGCCGACCGCACGTCGAGCGGTGAGCGGGAGGCGGCGCTCGCGCACGCGCTGCTGCCCACCGCCGAGAACAAGGAGACGGTGTGGCGCACCCTGACCGGGGACGAGGCGCTGCCGAACTGGCGGCACCGGGCGCTGCTTCAGGGTTTCCAGCATCCGGCGCAGGTCGAGCTGACCGCACCGTACGCGGAGCGGTTCTTCCAGGTCGTCGGCCAGATCTGGAAGAACCGCGACAGCGAGCCGGCGCAGGAGTTCGTGATGCTGGCCTACCCGGCGTACCAGATCGGCGAGGAGACCATCCGGATGACCGACGCCTGGCTGGCCGAGTCTGGTCATCCGGCGCCGCTGCGCCGGCTGGTCGCCGAGGGCCGCGACGGGGTGGTCCGGGCGGTCAGGGCCCGGGCCAAGGACGCCGCGTCACCGGCCTGACCTCGCCGCCGAACTGACCGCCGCCGGGCGCCGGAGCCGATCCGACGCCCGGCGCCGTCGTCGCGCCCGGAAGCGATTCGGGTACGGCCACCGGGTGCGTCCCGTTCCGACCGCCACCCCAGGTCGGGGCGGTGCGGGGGCGACCGCCGGCCGGCCCGGGCCGTTAGGCTTCCCGATGGAGGTGGATTCGATGGCCCAACCGCGCTACGAGTGGCATCCGCCCGAGCAGGGGTGGACCGAGGACGATCTGCGCACCCTGCCTGCGGACGGGCACCGCTACGAGATCATCGACGGGAGCCTCCACGTGACCCCTCCGGCCGACTTCCAGCACCACGAGCTGGCCGACGAGATCCGCGCCGCCCTACGCGCCGCTACCCCACCGAAGTGGCGGGTGATCCGCGAGATCGGCCTCCGGGTACCGGGGGGCAACGCGATCCCGGACGTCACGGTGCTGCGACCGAGCGCGCCGCCGGACGCCATGTGGGCCGATCCGGCAGACGTGGCGCTGGTGGTCGAGGTGGAGTCGCCGAGCAGCCGGCGGCACGACCGGTTCACCAAGCTGGGCCTGTACGCCGAGGCCGGCATCGAGTCGTACTGGCGGATCGAACGCGCCGAGCGGGGCCCGATCGCCCATCTCTATCTGCGTGCCCCCGCCGGCCACTACGAGCTGCTCCGCTCGGTCCCGTCGACCGGCACCGAGCTGGTCGAGGTGCCGTTTCCGGTACGGGTCGCCCCCGGCAGCTGGCTGGGCTGACCGGCCGCCCGGCCCAGTGGCGGGGCGGCCGGACAGGCTACTCGGACGAGCCCGGCAGCGGCCGGACGGGCGCCGGGTCAGGCGGCGCGGCCGGCCCGGGTGGCGAGCTGGTCCAGCCCGCTGACGATGCCGCCGGTCAGGTCGCCGCCGCCGAAGGCGGCCACCATGGAGAGCGCGGCCAGCTTGGCGTCCCGGTCCGGGATCCGCTTGCGTGCCTCGGAGCCGGTGACGATCTCCAGCACCCGCTGGTTCGGCGAGAGGGCGACGAGTACCGCGCGGGCCGGGTCGACCAGCTCCAGGTGCAGCCGCTGCGCGTGCTCGCGTACCGGTTCGGTCAGCGGACCGACGTAGACGGTGAAGACCAGCCCGGTCGACTCGTCGGCGATCCGCAGCGCCTCGTCGATCCGGAGGAGCTGGCGGGTGGTGAACGGCCCGTCGAGCACGTCCGGCCGGGTGGTGGCGCTCGGTCCGACCTCGGCCTCGGGCCGTTCGGCCGTCGCCACGCTCTTACCAGCGGTCACTTGCGCCCCCTGTCACGCCGGCGCGCTTCGGCGCGCTGATGGTCTCGATCTCGCCGCTGCTCAGGGCCCGGGCCTCGGCGCCGGCCGGCAGCGCGTTCCGGGCGGAGTCGGTCAGGTGCTCGGGCGAGGAGAGGAACCAGACCGGAGTGAACTCGAAGGGCCGCCCCGGGCGGTAACGCCGGGCGTTACGGCCGCTCTTGCCGGCCCGGGCCAGCACGGTGATCACGAGCACCGCGGCGGCCGGGATGGCAACGAAGACCAGCAACGTGTCGGAAACAGACAACCTCAACGCCCCCAGGCGAAAACGGGATCATCGTGCCGGTCGGAGCAGGTGGCGAAGGTGTCCACCCGACCGACCCGGTCGCCGTTCACGGTATCGGAAACCGCCGCCCACCAGATCTCGGGGTGCCGATCCGGCCCGGGCGGCGCTCGGATCAGGCCCCGTCGACGAGCCGGGCCAGCGCCTCGGCCGCCCGCCAGCAGTCGTGGTACGTCGAGTAGAGCGGGACCGGGGCGAACCGGATCACGTCCGGCTCCCGGTCGTCGACGACCACGCCGTACTCCTTGGAGAGCCGCTCGGTCAGCGCGGCGGCCCCGCCCTGACCGATCCGGACGGAGAGCTGGCAGCCGCGCCGGGCCGGGTCGCGCGGGGTGAGCACGGTGAGGGGCCGGTCGGGGGTGATCTGGTCGAGCAGCCCTTCGAGATAGCCGGTCAACCGCTCGCTGCGGGCCCGCAGCGCGGGCATCCCGACCTGCTGGAAGATGGCCAGGGCGCTGCGCATCGGCGCCATCGCGAGTACCGGCGGATTGGAGATCAGCCACGCCTCCACGGTGGCCGGTGGCCGGGAGACCGGCGCCATCTCGAACCGGGTCGCCTCGTCGGTGCCCCACCAGCCCTCGAACCGGTCGATCGCCGGGTCGCCGAGGTGCCGTTCGTGCACGAACGCCCCGGCCAACGCCCCCGGCCCGGAGTTCAGGTACTTGTAGGTGCACCAGGCGGCGAAGTCCACGTCCCAGTCGTGCAGCGCCAGCGGTACGTTGCCGACCGCGTGCGCGAGGTCCCAGCCGACCATGGCGCCGGCGCGGTGCCCCGCCCGGGTG from Plantactinospora sp. BC1 carries:
- a CDS encoding DUF1015 family protein, which gives rise to MTVVHPISRAWVTTGGTGAQNYDEFADDAEITAIIRDNPASALAIEMPHRAPESVGRSFTEALPDAVARLAQARADGSYTPAEQVVVLYRITAPGEEPGYGMFAMVDTDQISTSADEPGLVIRNEDVFIAKVRERVALAEATGHLLSPVLLLQTGNRAGGDPGASDSGSGASGGGGASGGGGASGGGGARPNAGEALHRALAEATDAAGPPAATDTDQAGRTHAIWLEGPGPRQDELLALAGAGELVVADGNHRSLAAQIGELPRFLAVVTTPGSVAIQPYNRLVSELTSTPDELLDRLRAAGARVEQVAGPAAVPDSGGTIQLYAAGTTYAVTLPSGPSGGVENLDHALVERVLLRDALGLDPGDKRITYVGGDYPARWLVGEVDAGRAELAILIAPVTVQDFVAVNLARQKMPRKSTWFTPKARAGLVLAELGRDTAETPRD
- a CDS encoding DsbA family protein yields the protein MSERASVDMFFDPICPWAWITSRWLLEVEQVRAVDIRFRVMSLAVLNEGREDLPEQYREGLRTAWGPVRICIAVEQRHGSEAVGKLYTALGNRIHLAKEERGPELYRAALADVGLDPALAEAADSTEYDEALRASHNAGMKPVGQDVGTPVVHAPGPVPGETVAFFGPVITPAPKGEAAGRLWDGVLLVAGTPGFYELKRTRTEAPSFD
- the pepN gene encoding aminopeptidase N, translated to MRNLTQVEATDRGRLLDVTGYDIRLDLSSAGLGADGRTFRSTTEVRFRCAEPGASTFIEVAADSVRSATLNGTPVDLSGWSAEDGLTLTGLAADNTLVVDADFLYSSSGQGLHRSVDPVDGETYLYSQFETADAQRVFACFDQPDLKSVFTWHATVPAHWRVISNMPVSGEEPAGDDTKTVHFAESVRMSTYITALCAGPYHEVRYTHDGLDLGYFCRTSMAPHLDSADLNLITVQGFDFFHQQFGVRYPLPKYDQVWVPDFNAGAMENFGCVTHAEAHYLFRSQETDFEYEQRANTILHELAHMWFGDLVTMRWWNDLWLNESFAEWASHWANTNATRFSDAWTTFLSIRKNWGYRQDQLSSTHPVYCEMPDLEAVEVNFDGITYAKGASVLKQLVAYVGEAPFLEGLRSYFGKYAWSNATFDDLLTELEAASGRELRKFAAEWLETSQVNTLRPEVSIGPDGTYESVVVRQEAPSEHPTLRTHRIGVGLYDLRGDRLVRRDRIEVDVVGERTELPQLTGVAAPDVLLLNDDDLTYAKLRLDERSMATVVRHIAAFESSLARGLCWAAAWDMVRDAELAARDYVALALAGLPAETDINLVTATLRQVAATLTSYAAPQWAPTGWAEFARTAASALGAAEPGSGLQLAWARTYASAARSDEELAVLRGWLDGTGVPAGLTIDTELRWTVLRALVAGGAAGRAEVDAELAADRTSSGEREAALAHALLPTAENKETVWRTLTGDEALPNWRHRALLQGFQHPAQVELTAPYAERFFQVVGQIWKNRDSEPAQEFVMLAYPAYQIGEETIRMTDAWLAESGHPAPLRRLVAEGRDGVVRAVRARAKDAASPA
- a CDS encoding Uma2 family endonuclease: MAQPRYEWHPPEQGWTEDDLRTLPADGHRYEIIDGSLHVTPPADFQHHELADEIRAALRAATPPKWRVIREIGLRVPGGNAIPDVTVLRPSAPPDAMWADPADVALVVEVESPSSRRHDRFTKLGLYAEAGIESYWRIERAERGPIAHLYLRAPAGHYELLRSVPSTGTELVEVPFPVRVAPGSWLG
- a CDS encoding DUF5130 family protein, coding for MATAERPEAEVGPSATTRPDVLDGPFTTRQLLRIDEALRIADESTGLVFTVYVGPLTEPVREHAQRLHLELVDPARAVLVALSPNQRVLEIVTGSEARKRIPDRDAKLAALSMVAAFGGGDLTGGIVSGLDQLATRAGRAA
- the kynU gene encoding kynureninase translates to MTTPEQEEAARRRDEADPGHRHLFHVPPAEGGRYAEAAYLVGNSLGLQPRAARADIDAELETWARLGVSGHFSGDRPWVPSYRSLTGPSAALVGALPAETVVMNSLTVNLHLLMVSFYRPTAGRDRILIEDGAFPSDSYAVRSQARHHGLDPDETVVRLRPRPGEETLRTEDVVDYLDREGQRVALVLLGGVNYLTGELMDIPEITRAGHRAGAMVGWDLAHAVGNVPLALHDWDVDFAAWCTYKYLNSGPGALAGAFVHERHLGDPAIDRFEGWWGTDEATRFEMAPVSRPPATVEAWLISNPPVLAMAPMRSALAIFQQVGMPALRARSERLTGYLEGLLDQITPDRPLTVLTPRDPARRGCQLSVRIGQGGAAALTERLSKEYGVVVDDREPDVIRFAPVPLYSTYHDCWRAAEALARLVDGA